Proteins encoded by one window of Lacipirellulaceae bacterium:
- a CDS encoding ASPIC/UnbV domain-containing protein: MRSDEKLDRSLRRSKDWVRDPETGRTDAKVLRFSLPDQERVRMSLSGKERNHLFLNEGGSSFSDISGISGVDSINDGRSFAVWDFDRDGWQDILLANTNTPILHLYRNLLGSRESDGAQGGHVVAVRFVGGNQSARPSEEFSCRDGYGVRIVVELPDKTLTREHRCGEGFAAQNSNIMFIGIGQYDSVKGIELKWPSGVIQKVGQVAAGELITVYENKAETKDASGIERSRYLIGSSDVLLAETGSRKYKGLEFSQEESPASQLCMYTSMATWCVACRTHMPELAALRSRFDDEQLKMVGVPIDEEDDKQKLDRFIADTKPAYELTADWEVASRKKFQAIVNRYLGKDVIPATIITTGDGQVVEVIGGTPTVSDIARQLSD, from the coding sequence GTGCGTTCCGACGAGAAGCTAGATCGTTCCCTACGACGATCGAAAGACTGGGTGCGCGATCCCGAGACAGGACGCACAGACGCGAAGGTCCTCCGGTTTTCCTTGCCAGATCAAGAACGCGTGAGAATGTCGCTAAGCGGCAAGGAACGCAATCATCTCTTTCTGAATGAAGGTGGCAGTTCCTTTTCGGACATTTCTGGCATATCAGGCGTGGATTCCATCAACGATGGCCGATCGTTTGCCGTGTGGGATTTTGATCGTGATGGTTGGCAGGATATCTTGCTGGCGAATACGAATACCCCCATTTTGCATTTATATCGTAACCTCCTCGGTTCGAGGGAAAGTGACGGCGCGCAAGGCGGCCATGTCGTCGCCGTGCGATTCGTCGGAGGTAACCAGTCTGCTCGTCCTAGTGAGGAATTCAGTTGTCGCGATGGCTACGGGGTGAGAATCGTCGTTGAATTGCCAGACAAGACGCTGACGAGAGAGCACCGATGTGGCGAGGGGTTTGCAGCACAGAACTCAAACATCATGTTCATTGGGATTGGACAGTATGATTCCGTTAAAGGCATTGAGTTGAAGTGGCCGAGTGGAGTAATCCAGAAAGTTGGCCAAGTCGCTGCCGGGGAACTGATTACCGTTTACGAGAACAAGGCCGAAACGAAGGACGCGTCAGGGATCGAACGAAGCCGCTACTTGATTGGTAGCAGCGATGTCCTGCTCGCGGAGACAGGTTCTCGAAAATACAAAGGCTTAGAGTTCTCTCAAGAAGAGTCGCCAGCATCACAACTTTGCATGTACACCTCAATGGCGACCTGGTGCGTTGCTTGCCGTACCCACATGCCCGAGCTAGCCGCTTTACGTTCTCGTTTTGACGACGAGCAGCTCAAGATGGTCGGTGTTCCGATTGATGAAGAAGATGACAAGCAAAAGCTCGATCGATTCATCGCAGATACGAAACCAGCTTATGAGCTAACTGCCGATTGGGAAGTTGCATCGCGGAAGAAGTTCCAGGCCATCGTCAACAGATATCTTGGCAAAGATGTCATTCCTGCGACCATTATCACCACAGGGGATGGCCAAGTTGTGGAGGTGATCGGGGGTACCCCAACGGTATCCGACATTGCCCGCCAGCTTTCCGACTGA
- a CDS encoding transglutaminase domain-containing protein has protein sequence MRYRFAILPLILFALTSVRASAANQVHQESRWEAFSPTETTTATLSEPIEHEIDFSVIVTPPYHCKVLKVWLPIAQSDGVQQVGESHFSTRPMQVEPKIAAEPTYGNKFAYFEFHEPKGAQIIRHHFAARVSNAHWQLDPEKVQTIQKWPAAFKNYLDPEAVKDQTGYDQLISDLGSKSSQAKPDLFAAMKWVNDTLEYDHVNASLTADVDHAFSKRRGHCSDYHGLCATMGRSLGYPTRVTYGLALFPKNSPSHCKLEAYLPPYGWVSFDLSETQKLVKQIGDDDSLTDAQKKQLLAAAQKRLRTGFRENSWLKMTHGVGYNLAPPANEKVRLVRTAYVEADGVAVAEPDPGSSEQKAFTWMTAHKYKSDKPSKSPFKNYESLRE, from the coding sequence ATGCGTTATCGTTTCGCTATTCTGCCATTGATCCTTTTCGCACTTACCTCAGTGCGAGCTTCGGCAGCTAATCAGGTGCACCAAGAGTCGCGATGGGAGGCTTTTTCGCCAACGGAAACCACGACAGCAACGTTAAGTGAGCCAATTGAGCATGAGATCGACTTTTCGGTCATCGTGACCCCGCCCTATCACTGCAAGGTGCTGAAGGTCTGGCTGCCGATTGCCCAAAGCGACGGTGTTCAGCAAGTCGGCGAAAGCCATTTCTCAACGCGCCCTATGCAGGTTGAACCAAAGATCGCAGCCGAGCCAACCTACGGCAACAAGTTCGCTTACTTTGAGTTCCACGAACCGAAAGGCGCGCAGATTATTCGACACCATTTTGCCGCGAGAGTTTCAAACGCTCACTGGCAGCTCGATCCCGAAAAAGTCCAGACGATTCAAAAGTGGCCTGCTGCGTTCAAGAACTATCTCGACCCCGAAGCAGTGAAGGATCAAACGGGCTACGATCAGTTGATTTCCGATCTTGGTTCGAAGTCTTCCCAGGCCAAGCCAGACCTGTTCGCGGCGATGAAGTGGGTTAACGACACGCTCGAATACGACCATGTTAACGCTTCGCTGACCGCTGACGTCGATCATGCCTTCTCAAAGCGTCGTGGTCATTGCAGCGACTATCACGGACTATGCGCAACGATGGGACGTTCACTCGGATACCCAACGCGAGTGACTTATGGATTGGCCCTGTTCCCGAAGAATTCTCCCTCGCACTGCAAACTGGAAGCCTACCTGCCGCCTTATGGTTGGGTGAGTTTTGATCTTTCCGAAACGCAAAAGCTGGTCAAACAAATTGGAGACGATGACAGCCTTACGGACGCTCAGAAAAAGCAACTCCTCGCTGCCGCCCAAAAGAGGCTGCGAACCGGCTTTCGCGAAAACAGTTGGCTGAAAATGACCCACGGCGTTGGTTACAATTTAGCTCCTCCCGCGAATGAAAAAGTCCGCCTCGTACGGACTGCCTACGTCGAGGCCGACGGCGTTGCTGTTGCTGAGCCCGACCCGGGAAGTAGCGAGCAGAAAGCGTTCACCTGGATGACTGCTCACAAGTACAAGAGCGACAAGCCGTCGAAGTCGCCCTTCAAGAATTACGAGTCGCTTCGGGAATAA
- a CDS encoding Gfo/Idh/MocA family oxidoreductase — protein sequence MPDKTLNVALIGYKFMGRAHSQAWAKVGKFFDLDAQPVMKVVCGRNAEAVGEFAERWGWETSSTDWKEAVAQSEVDLVDVSTPGDTHCAIAVAAAEAGKHVFCEKPLANSLDESKQMLAAVRKAGVKHMVNFNYRRCPAVTLAKQMIDAGEIGEIRHVRCVYLQDWLVDPEFPMNWRMRKEVAGSGAHGDLAAHSIDLARFLGGEIDEVVGLQKTFIEERPAEGSSAGLTASAGQGMEKVTVDDASLFLARFAGGAVGSFEATRMAPGRKNYNRIEVNGSKGTLVWCFEELNELEYYSTSDPGTQQGFRKILATEGDHPYAGSWWPPGHMLGYDHSFTNAIYDLTQCVANGQDCTPDFQDGTQCVAVLDAVSDSVASGSWKQVERIE from the coding sequence ATGCCCGACAAGACGCTGAATGTTGCCCTGATTGGTTATAAATTTATGGGCCGTGCCCACAGTCAGGCTTGGGCCAAGGTCGGCAAGTTTTTTGACCTTGATGCGCAGCCGGTCATGAAAGTCGTCTGTGGTCGGAATGCGGAAGCCGTGGGAGAGTTTGCGGAGCGTTGGGGTTGGGAAACGTCTTCGACCGATTGGAAAGAGGCGGTCGCCCAGAGCGAGGTCGACTTGGTTGATGTGTCCACGCCGGGCGATACCCACTGTGCGATTGCCGTGGCGGCGGCTGAGGCGGGCAAGCATGTCTTCTGCGAAAAGCCGCTTGCCAACTCGCTGGACGAAAGCAAGCAGATGCTCGCCGCGGTCCGCAAAGCGGGCGTCAAGCACATGGTCAACTTCAACTACCGCCGATGCCCCGCAGTGACGCTCGCCAAGCAGATGATCGACGCGGGCGAGATTGGCGAGATTCGCCACGTGCGTTGCGTTTACTTGCAAGACTGGCTCGTCGATCCTGAGTTCCCCATGAACTGGCGCATGCGGAAAGAAGTTGCCGGTAGCGGCGCTCATGGCGACTTGGCGGCCCATTCGATCGACCTTGCTCGCTTCTTAGGCGGCGAAATCGACGAGGTCGTTGGCTTGCAGAAAACCTTCATTGAAGAACGTCCAGCGGAAGGCTCCTCGGCAGGGCTCACTGCCAGCGCAGGCCAAGGGATGGAGAAGGTAACCGTCGACGACGCGTCGTTGTTCCTCGCTAGGTTTGCTGGCGGAGCCGTCGGTTCATTCGAAGCCACGCGAATGGCACCAGGACGGAAGAACTACAACCGCATCGAAGTGAACGGCAGCAAGGGCACGCTCGTCTGGTGTTTCGAGGAGTTGAACGAATTGGAGTACTACTCAACGAGCGACCCAGGCACGCAACAGGGCTTCCGCAAGATTCTCGCCACCGAGGGAGATCACCCCTACGCCGGCAGTTGGTGGCCCCCCGGGCACATGCTGGGCTACGACCACAGCTTCACCAACGCGATTTACGACCTCACCCAGTGCGTGGCCAACGGTCAGGACTGCACCCCCGACTTCCAAGACGGAACCCAATGCGTGGCCGTGCTGGACGCCGTCAGTGACTCGGTCGCGTCGGGGAGTTGGAAGCAAGTCGAGCGAATCGAATAG